From the genome of Oryza glaberrima chromosome 1, OglaRS2, whole genome shotgun sequence:
aaatttcacaaacctACGGATACTTCGatcaaattatcataaaactgtaGATTTAAActaatatatcacaaaactacagatttaacactaaatttctCACAGAACTTCAGATTTAAGGTAGAGTAtcgtaaaactacaaatttaataataaaattatcacaaaactacaagtttagtgataatttaatcacaaaacttacacgtttataactcaaacataatgctagtgctaaggatttaaactctaaaatctgtagttttgtgataactttgttattaaatctatagttttgtgataaatttagcgctaaatctgtagttttgtgatacatcactttaaatatatagttttgtgaaatttgctctttatttttcttgagctgtgatatataaatataaatataaatattcacTGGATAACTATATCATTTGCATGTGCCGTTTTGTAATTGAATTGCTTGTTAATTCATGTTCAATTTTAAAAACCGTGTACGGGCTAATCTTTATGTTTTGTGTTTGTTAAGTTGGGGATGCTTGCTAGtagtataaaatttttaatatgaaatattaaaCCATTATATTTTGTCTTACAAACTATAAACCCCGTGTGGATCTAAGATTTGAGGTTGCACTAAATAGGTGTTTAAATTTCCATCCGAGGGTTCTATTCATGGTGGTATCTGAAGTACCTTGCCTTTGTTATAGCGGGGAAAATAGCTACCCACACAACTAACAGTAGTTTTCAAACAAAACCAAATTCTTCATACCATAAAAAATTTATAGAGCGAAGTGAGCATATTCCTTTATGGTGAAACTAACCCACCTAgatttaaattctaaacttgACACGGGGGTTTGGGTTTACGGTTTTATCTTCAATAAGCACATTGTGAATGCATATGTttgtactatatattttttttaaaaaaaatgttatacgcatgaattagaaaaaaaagtttagatgaaaataaaataagaaaacaaaaagaaaatgacagCCTCCAGCGGGCCGCAACTACTGTCTCTACTTTTCGCACACAATACACAGAGGTGGGCTTTGAGACTTTTAGCAGCAGCGATGCAGAAAGCGTATTGGGCTTTCATGAATCCGGCCCAACTAGCACCTCTCTAGGGCTCTACGAGGAGAAGAAGGCACAAGTGCTCCACCAAGTCCGCGTCTCCGAGATCGTCGAGCCGAGCacacaaggcggcggcggcggcggccggcggagagGCGGGTGAAGAGCCAGCGAGCGGGAGGGCGAGAGGGTTTTCGGAGCGGGAGGGCGAGAGGGTTTTCGGAGCGGGAGGGGAAGATGCCGCTCTACGACTGCATGCTGCTGGTGAAGCCGCTGGTGACCAGGGAGGCCATGGCGGAGCTCGTGGggcgggtggcgcggcgggCGTACCAGCGGAACGGCGTCGTCACCGACGTCAAGTCCTTCGGCACCATCTGCCTCGGCTACGGCATCAAGAAGCTCGACGGCCGCCACTTCAAGGTCAGAGCCTGATTCGCCGCCCCTCTCTTTTGTTTGTTGTCTCTCGTGAGGTTTCTTGTCTCCCTTCGTGTGCCGTGACGGTGAGTGCCTCGTGGAATCGGTGGGGTTTGGTGGCGATCTGTTGCTCCCGTGTGGATTGAAgcgtgttcgacgaaatgcttAAGTGGACTGGAGTGTTGCGGAGGAGGTTCCTGGTTCTTGCCGGCGGGTGTCGCCTTTGATGTGCTCGATGAAATGCCACACTGGGTTTAGCCGTAGAATGTCCTTGACGCCCTGGAGTGCCGAACGGACTTCCCTAGTGAATGCCGTAGAATCTTATCATTGGAGCTAGCGTTTTATGTTTAGGTTTAAATGTTTCAGGAATATCAGGATTATTCTGGTTGGGTGGTTCAGAAAAACAGATGTGCTGCAGTAAATGGTCTATTTGCTTTGAATAATATAACCCTTGATAGTTTTGAGGTATAAATTACCTCCGCGATGCTAATGGAAAGCATCTTACAGGTGGAATGGTGCATATTCTTTCAGTTCTGTTATCCAAGTCTAGTTTTGGTCATCTTATTTGCAGGATCCTATTTACTTAAATTTGGTTATTGGGACTctaaaaactcactttgtgacaCGGCACTTGAATGTTAGTGCCATTGAAGTATTCTTCTTGGTCTATTGGGGGAAATAATTGACTAATTGTATTATACTTCGTGACTTATACATCTGGTTCATTCATATCTGGAGTTTTGTTTGCGTTAAGCACTTTGCTACTTGTGTGGATGTGCACCAAAGTTTTGTGATGGTATTTGGTTGTGCCCTCAGGTGCTCTGTGAAATGTCCAGAAGGGTATCTCTACAGTGTTTAAAGCTTGGGCTGTCATTTCAAATTTTCTTACAAAATTGTAGAGGTGTTATGCCTTTGTCCTGTTCCATGCTCTTCAGGGTTGCCATAAGCCCCATAACTGACTATAGTACAGGACTAAGGGCTACATTTTTCATTTCCTTGTGTCCTATCCATTTCCACATCTACACTAGCATTTTCGTTAGTGTAATAGTTGCTTTGTTTTCCTCAAAACTGTAACAGTTATATGATCTCACACTATTGAGTTCAAATCAACATTGTGGATCCTAAGGATTTATTTTCAGCTTGTTATGGGAGATAAGTTAGTAACAAAAATATACAATATCTGTATGTGTTTATATTCAGCATGTGAAGAATGGTCAATTGATTGTTGCATAGTAATTGAACTTTGGAAAGGGTTGCAAAATACACACCATTAGTCAGTTTACAGTAGGTAGGATATCTCCTACTACCCATAATGTCATCTTTCCAAGTGTGGATTTCAGGCTCTTATGTCGAAATACCTTGTTGAGATTGACTGCACGATCTTGtgccaaaaactgaaaatcagACTGAAATGCAACGCTATATCATAAATGGTTGCAACTCTTTACTTGTACGAAATTGTGATGCATGCACTAGGATTGTGAGTTTTATGGCTTTGCTGACAGTTCCTCAGTCACCTTGATGGTCGCTCTGAGACTTGGAACCATTTGTCCTTATCAAACATATATGGTTATTAATGGAGACTTGAATTTGCTAACTATTTTCTTCTTgttacatataaaaaatttaagagCTGAATGCTTTTTAGTGGGGTTCTGAGGTCTGAAGTCTGAAGTCTGGACATAGGTCAGTGTGATTTCACATTGATTTTATATGAGAACAATGTCATAAGCTATTGCTAATGGAATAGCTGTGCAtgtaattatataaaaaaagttcTATGGAATGAATCTACCTTGTTCAATTGCACATCTTAAGTGGTGCTGACGCAGACATACAAGTTAAGAGTTAAAGTTACCCTACAAGTTATCACTTATCACTAATACTGTTACTGCATGAGTAATGAGAATGGCTGCAGTGATGCGCATTTGATATTTCACAATGCTCTAAATGGATGTACATTCGTATGTTCTTGTTCATAAGAGTGTATTTTCATCATCAATTAACTCTCAGATAAACCTTCGATATTGCAAGTGAGAGTAAAACTTAGTAATTAAATACATCACTATTAGAAAATGGCTGTATATGTACATGGCAAGTTCTTAGTAACTATATTCTAACTGTTTGTTAACTGCTACTTTTCCTGTTTCTGTTCAAGTTTCGATCCAATTATAAGTGATATAAACATGTTTATATATGCTTGGCTACTAGCAAGGTATTTAGGAATGTGGATTTGATTGCTTTGaaaacaactactccctccgtttcaaaatgtttgacaccgttgactttttagcacatgtttgactgttcgtcttattaaaaaaaatttgtgaaatatgtaaaactatatgtgtacatgaaagtatatttaacaatgaatcaaatgatatgaaaagaataaataattacttaaattttttgaataagacgaatggtcaaacacgtactgaaaagtcaacggtgtcaaacattttgaaacggagggagtactactttgGAGTTTGGAAGCCTCAGAGCAAAGTGATATAATTTCTGCTACTGGCCAATGTTGACAAAAACAAATACCAGCTGCATATCGAATTGGATTACTTTTCTTGATTTGCTGAAGCTTTCTTAATGCCGTGTTTGCAGGGCCAACTTATGCAAATGACCATGATGGTTCCACCCTCCTTCACCCAAGAACTCCACTACCTGAACAAGGAGGACAGGCTGCTCCGCTGGCTGGTGGTGAAGCACAGAGACGCGGTGTATGGTGTGGAGTTCATCAACGAGGACGACGGGAGGAGGGAGATGACGGACTTCCGCTACCGCACCAAAGACGAGGCCAGCGATGTCGATGAgtatgacgacgacgatgatgactaTGAATATGAGATCGACGAGGAGTAAGCTTTCATCGCATCTCTGCTCCCATACCGGCAGGCAGATATTGTTGTCCACCAAATAGGGAATATCTtgaaatgtgattttttttatttcttcccAGTTGTTCTAGATCATGGATAGCAAGTAGTAGCCTGTTTGTTTGTCTGACGTTTGTGATGCGAATAAGCACCAAAatgaatcatatataatttCAAAGCTGTCACTGCTTTTGCTCATTTGTGATTTCTTGGGTTTAAATCATGCAGTTTCTCTATCATGTGTGATAACGTAGGAGCATCATTTATTCATCAATATAGCTTTACAGACTGCAGACACACACAATGATGCTATTGGGATGATCTGCATGGAGGAGGAATTACAGTACTATATCTACCCCCCTAATAATGCTTAATTAAACAAGATGACGTGATCACAAGAAGCATCCGCGGCCATGGACGGCCAGGATCATCCAGAAATCATCAGAAGCGATGCGCCAGCGACCAGAACCACCCCACGATgccgccctcgcctccctcgtcgtcgtcgtcgtccgagtCCGAGTCGCAGTCGGAGTCCGAGTCGGAGTCGGATTCGTCGCCTTCGCCCTTCCACGCCGCCCGCGGCCACCACCCGCCgtcctgcgcgccgccgccgctcctccggaCCGCCACCGCGttcgcctcgtcgccgtcgtcgcaccGGAAGACGAGGCAGAGCAGCgaggcgcgcgggcgggcgggtcccctctcctcctcctcctccggaacggcgagcgcggcggcgtcggcgtcggccaccGGCTTGGGCGGAAGAAGCGGCTCCGCGtccgcggcggcctcgcggTAGTCAACGGGCTCGGGCAGCAGCACCGCCGCCTGCGGCGGGAggtcggcggggcggcgcgccgGGGCCGGGGCCACGAGGAGGaagcagacggcggcggcgagggcgagggcggcggcggcggcgcctgcgggGGCCATGCTTTGCTCTTGCTCTCGTGATTAGTACTAATACTAGTATTTGTGGATTTGTGAATTTTTGTGGTGTGATTTAAGAAGGGCGATTTGACTGGATTCCGGCACCAGACCGGCGCTTACACTTGATTAATCGCTAAGGAAAGCCCCTCCCTTTCATTTTCGTGTTACGACAGCGACGAAACGAGACCAAGCAAAGGAGAAGAGGGAACGTACGGCGGAACGCAGCCAAAGTACCTAccaaaaagaaagaatcactTGCCGTTGCCGCACTTTAGATGGCACTCCCTTCCTCccataaaataaaaagaatgttaacatatttaataataatttataatattagaatatattaatatttaatactaGATTAATTTTTAGGACGAAAAGAGTACTCCATGTCCCAAGGTACTGCTTGAGACATGAATTTTGAAAATTATAATTTTAGAgctttttttctccaaaaaagtatatattataGTTCTATTGTTCAATATTagcttttaaaaataaacaacaaaaatataaaaaaaactttacccattaattatttttaattggttCATTCATGTTTTCACAGGTTACTAGTCATACATCTCAAATGGCGGATGATGTTACTTTTTGAGTTGTGAGATAGACATAACCGATGATATTATCACATAGTAGAAAAGACATATATCCATGTGTTCTAAGGGtgaagtctttttttttctcatttgttGCATGTGCATACTAAATACATTTACTAGAAACATGTCTTTCTTCAATTGAACAAATTAAGTACACCTTATATTATCGTCTATgtacattttaaaatataacccATCGTGAAATACCGAAAATTGCTCAATTCGCGAATCAAAGAAACCTTAGTAGTCGCACTACCATTTTTATTTCGATACATCGTgactttaatttttttgttcttATAATCCAAAACTAAGTTCCTTGGCTCCTTGCTGCTATGGAACGATATACTCTCTCCTTcgcagaatatagcaacctagtatcGGAAGGGATGCATCCTAGtatattcatagtattaggatacGTATCATCCGGTTTTAggtttgttatattttgagacggatggagtatatgcaTGCAATAGTAGCATTATCTGCTTTGGATTACCTGATCGGATGACGTGGTTTTCTTTAGCCACTTGTGTAGCCTACAGCAGCAGTACTACTGCAGTGTGTGATATATATCCTTTGAAAGGTATCATCTGTATGCAGAATAATGCATTGGCTTTGTCGTTGCCTCTCATATGGAGGATGGTGCATGGGcgggcaggcaggcaggcagggcTACATGTCACGCAGGCAGGGAGAAAAATGCATGCCTTTGGGATAAACTTGCTGACACCATtattcagactttcagagctTGGAGACATGGTGCACGACCGCATGTTCCTGCATTCCTACATTGTTAATTATggagttttaatttttttttaatacccCAACTATAGCTCCACGTATCAACTTGTCATTGGCTCTACAATTTGTACGTTTTCCCTTTCATATTGGCCTTTGATTACAGAACACTATTACACTGCCTTAATATATATCTCCTTAATTTAGTCCTTCCGAGTCATTGGGAGCTAAGGCCGTATCTAAAATTTGAGACTCCGGTCGGTTTAAAACATAACATATATAAGgctttatatttagaaaatactTATAATATAGCAAAAGAGTAAATGTCGtttctggtggtggtggtggtgctctgCCTAGGTTGGAAAATAATTACCCCATAATGCAGTGATTcaattttctttaataaaaagagagagagaatctcTGGTGCTTAGAACGCGTGTTAACATCGTCTTTGAGATTGTCATTATTATCACAGTTTACGGAgctaaacaaaacaaaacaaatccgttCTACCCAAACTAGTAAGCAAGAAgggaaaacttttaaaaaatgaaattttaatatgattttttttaatttttttttatgaattatgaGTTTATTTCATATTTACGTTAGAATAATTGTTTAACCTTTTGTTTAAGAAACATGGGACTTTGTTTAAATAAGTAATAGTGTGTAATGAGAACCACTGGATTGTCTCCAGAGGATGAGAAAATtgactaaattttttaaaaattttaggtAACTGAAATTAATCTATacaccccctcccctctctctctattaaaaaggaaagaaagaaagaacaccCGTTTCTTCTGATGAAAATGCATGGATCTCGGTTCTGCTGTTTGCACCTGTCTGTAAGCTAAAGCTCTATATATATCTAGCTTGCACTTGAAATTCCTTGTGATGATATATTATGATTGATAGTCCATGTATTATCAATTCAAATTGAATAATATATTGAAATCTTAGAATGATGTGTTTCAACCATAACCTAACTATACTGATGAATTATTCAGTAATTAACCGGACCTTGTAAATTGCCATGTTTAATTTCATAACATCCAATTTTTAAACATAAAAATGTTTCTGATAAATGGATCAATTCACTAGCTGCCTAGATAGGTGGACTACTATAAATGCAAAACTGAACTGTAGTTTCGATCTAATACATTTTAGCTTCGATCATCTCAGAGGCACAAATACACACAGAGACTGAAGATGCTGATGAGATAGATTTAGATATGCTTATTAGCTATAGCTAGGCTGCTCAACTTTCCCAATTTCCATGCAAAGGTTTCTTGATCAACCAAACATGTACATCGATCGATATGCATATATGTTTCCATCAAGATCATCTTCTCGGAGACTTTGCAAGTGCTAATTAGGAATCATATCTGATTAATTGATCACAAATTCAAGAGAGGTCCGTTGTTCAAAGCTGGCACACCTCGATCACTCCTAGCAAGCTATATCTCAGCTCCTTAATTTTGTCTTGTCTTAACAAAGTGGTCAACAAAGACCTTAAACCGCTCACATTAGGAGCCCAAAGCGTGCAACTATCCATGCATTGATGATACGctcatgcatatagaaacaacACCCAAAAGTCACACACGAATTGCAATGTTTGACAGAGATTAGAGCGGCAGAATGCAGCATAGCACACATATATGATGAGTCGTAGTAGCTATAATTTATACTACTAATACAAATAGGTTTTGAACAAAACCATGCAGAATTAACCATTACATTGCTAGGTTGGACATAGCTAGAAGTCGTCGTCCTCTGACAATAATTAGAACCTAAGAActacatatattaatttattattatcaCTGCTAAGCAGTATTAATATACACATACTAGCAGCTATGCTTGACAATGGAGTCAACAAatccataatatatatatgggagctcacactgtcacacacacacacacacacacacaccgacACATGCAGCAAAGGCAATTGACTCGATCGATCAACTCCTTCAatttagcttaattaattagtaattaactgCAACCATTTactgctatatatatagctacatATATAGCCATATATAGCTGATGCCAAATTAAATTAAGCATCTAGTAGTTGATTGATtggcacacacatatgtattatatatatgtgtaataaTCTCTATCAATTTGACCGGTCATATCGATCAAGCAAGCTCCTGGTTCTTCTCCACCACCCTCACTTCCTTCGCCAACCTCAGTATGCTCGCCTGCATTGCCATGACCACCAAATCAGCTAGCTGATGTATAGCAAGGTTACAGATGATATATTACCAGTGATATAAGTCATCTACTGCAACTCTGCTACTAATTAGTTATAACTGAAAATGCCAGCAGCCAGCTTATATTTGTCTGACCTGAGCATCGGTTATCTCGACGGCGAAGCCGTCGACGATGGCGAGAGACGACTTCTTCCGGTAGGTGTCCGGCTGCAGGAGCTTGGCGAGGAGCTTGTCGTGCTTGTGGCTCAGGTAGGCGTCCAGCGTGGCCGACCCCTCCTTGGACCTGCAGCTAGCAATATTCAGAGAAACACACGATTGATCTGCTGTTACACTAccagtatatatgtatagattctaGCTATGTATCATTCTATCAATGGCAGTagaatatatatgtgtgtgaaaTCTGCAATAATATGTGTAGATTTATGTGGTTCGATAATGTGTACAGACCGGTCAGCTCTGAGGCGCTCATAGACAGGGTCGAAGTTCATGAACACGAAGTAGACCTCCTGCTGCGGCTTCGCCATTGCTGATCTAGAGCTAGCTcaaccctcctctcctcctcttccttcttcgtcttcttcttcagctAGCTGTGGCTTAAACTGCACTGGTGTTCACTGTTCAGTGCTACTAATTAAAGAGATCGAGCACTCTAAGGAGATAACAAGATGTGTGCTCGGTTGGCTGGCTCTGGCTGCAGATCATTGCAAACGCCGGTATTTATAGCTGGTGGTGGAGagggagctagctagcttgctcacACAGTACTACGGCCACTACTGCAAGTGTGAACAAGAAACGCGTAGTACTGTGTAGTTTTCTTACTGCACCCAGATTAGCCTAGATCTAGAGttgatttgaatatttgattAAGCTAAGCACAGCATGCACGCAACCTAATTAACGACAAACCGTTCAAGCAGTCTCTGCAGGCAGGCAGGCCGGGTTTGATTTGGTCAAGGCATCTCCCGTTGAATAACCACACCGctgcacatgcatatatatctcTAGCTAGTGCAGACACTTGTCAGCACTTGACTGAACCATAATACCATATTCATTTATCTTCAGGAATAAAATATGTGTGCATGCAGTTGCATCATtaacgtatatatatacaagcatGCATGGTGCATGCATGGGTGACcgatatatatactccctttgtttatgtgatgttttgactttaatcaaaattaaactgttttaagtttgactaagtttctagaaaaaaaataacgttttcaacccaagacaaatttattattaaaatatattcaattattgatctaataaaactaattttatattataaatattactatatttgtttataaatttagttaaacttaaaagtAGTTTAatgtcttataacttgaaacggagtatgtatcatttatatttatatgtatatacatacatattcccagctagctagctagcagagaAATGCAGAATGTTTGATTCCGATgatggcatgcatgcaatgcaattaTGCAAATGAACACACAtggacgcacgcacgcacgcacgatcGATGCACGGATGGGGAATCTTGCACAGGGCGGGGAGAGGCGGTCAAGGGCTGGAGATAATCTCTGCGCTCTCTGCTGTCAGCAGTctgcgcgcgcgcacacacacacacctgcAGATACTATGCGAGAGATTCAGAGAGATTAAGAGATTGGTTGGGCGGAGGCCGGCCGGGGTAGTACATGCGTTCATGTCGTGTTGGCTGATCTGATCAGAATCACGCAgtacgccggccggccggccggctggcccGGATCATCAGCGATGGGACGGCGTCGCAGAGGctgcgtgcgtgcatgcatgcgatATCAGCGAGCGATCGAGGAGGACCCGGGAAGCATCGGATCGACCCGGCAGCCGCGAACGACGGCATGTTGCCGgccggggagaggggagagaggatcTCGGCGAgatcggccggccggctggcaTGTATGCTGCCAATATGCCATATCTGCAATTGCTAGCAGCCACCACTTCACCCCTTTTTTGGGCgtgcatatgcatgtgtgtggtgtacgcactagctagctagctgcctaTCGTCTCTGCTGATCTCTAGCCGTAGTACCTCTGTTCTGTGGGTTTTGTTCTCCATCGATGGATGATTTGATGGAAAGTGGATCCTAAGCCCATgaggacatgcatgcatgcaccctgGTTCTTGTTCGAATGGTTATATATGCGACTCTTCAAGAAATGATGGACATAATtaacatactctctccgtccaaaaaaaaaatctaaaactggatgtgacacatacaTTCTAGTacgtacaacaaatctggacagaggtatgtccagatttatagtactagaatgtatcacatccagttttagattcgtttttttttccgtgCGAAGAGCCGCACGTGAAAATAGTATTCCCACTTTTCCCTCTCACCTACTTCAAAATTTCCCCTCACCCCTCCCCTCTTAGCTCTTtttctttctatctctctctcacacctctcctctcctctcctctcctctcctttcggcgggcgatggcggcgcgcggTGACAGCGGCGGTGCGTCGGCGGTCGGcatcggcgcgcggcggcctcatctccacgcggcggcggtggaggcgcgggatccggcgggcggcggccgtctCCGCATGGATCCGGCAGCCGTCTCCGCATGGATCCGGCGGCCGTCCGGCCTCTCCCCGCGTGGGatccgctcccctcccctcccctccccttccttccttccccagatccggcggaggggaggggcgtcggcCGCGGTGTGGCCGGAGGGGAGCGCGGATCCGGCGGGCAgtgcggaggccgccgccgccgatgacgaggagggggcggcggcgcggtggcgggcggcgcggagtCCGGCGGGAAGCGGGCAGCGTGGaggccaccgccgacgaggaggaggaggaggagacggcggccgggagcggccgcggcggcggcgccgattctaggtattttatttttttgaattttttttcggtttttagTTTTCCTGTGCGGGCGCCATAAGCgcaattttcgcgtgcgggtgcgccacccgcacgtgaaaatcgcGATTTTCCTAGACCCCTTGGTGCGTGCGGGCTGcccacccgcacgcaaaaaatCTATCATGTAGTAGTGCTATTGCATTGGAGGTTTGTGAAAATCGATGATAAATGCGTCGGGATTTGATAAAGTTGAGGTATTCTAGTTTTGTCGTCTAATTCATTATACTAGGAATGTATCCCGTTcatctaaaatcccttatattttaagacggagggagagtatatatatatatatatatatatatatatatatatatatatatatatatatatatatatatatatatatatatatatatatatatatatatacgcgcGCGCGCCTTATGAGATCAATCTTGAAAACAAAtac
Proteins encoded in this window:
- the LOC127760335 gene encoding uncharacterized protein LOC127760335; its protein translation is MPLYDCMLLVKPLVTREAMAELVGRVARRAYQRNGVVTDVKSFGTICLGYGIKKLDGRHFKGQLMQMTMMVPPSFTQELHYLNKEDRLLRWLVVKHRDAVYGVEFINEDDGRREMTDFRYRTKDEASDVDEYDDDDDDYEYEIDEE
- the LOC127760334 gene encoding uncharacterized protein LOC127760334, with protein sequence MAPAGAAAAALALAAAVCFLLVAPAPARRPADLPPQAAVLLPEPVDYREAAADAEPLLPPKPVADADAAALAVPEEEEERGPARPRASLLCLVFRCDDGDEANAVAVRRSGGGAQDGGWWPRAAWKGEGDESDSDSDSDCDSDSDDDDDEGGEGGIVGWFWSLAHRF
- the LOC127760108 gene encoding uncharacterized protein LOC127760108 isoform X2; this translates as MAKPQQEVYFVFMNFDPVYERLRADRSKEGSATLDAYLSHKHDKLLAKLLQPDTYRKKSSLAIVDGFAVEITDAQASILRLAKEVRVVEKNQELA
- the LOC127760108 gene encoding uncharacterized protein LOC127760108 isoform X1; this encodes MAKPQQEVYFVFMNFDPVYERLRADRCRSKEGSATLDAYLSHKHDKLLAKLLQPDTYRKKSSLAIVDGFAVEITDAQASILRLAKEVRVVEKNQELA